A genomic region of Candidatus Delongbacteria bacterium contains the following coding sequences:
- a CDS encoding S8 family serine peptidase encodes MPAASPSRPLPGRTVLVIAFLFLLIQSPAVAAQVPVVPGHFYLDPVPGLSGLDARDCQQRLDQAGLGLHVQAMRPLGTHIDFARHGHGVDLSRLVRLELDPVDGDAFTLADELAALPWVGRCEPVFARPVSGWHPDDPGLTAQWHLDAVDAVGAWQIRTGNASVKVAILDTGTDMDHEDLMAHLWVNPGEDLNGNGVADPEDEDGLDSDGNGLIDDLRGWDYVDLNAASLWPGEDGAPADNWPDDFNGHGTHCSGIAAAVGDNGTGVAGLGFGCSILPIRVGYQAPDGQGYVGYSIEGLMLAAEYDADVVSMSYGSTGFSSFESELFFMLAQNGMVCVGAAGNENSTDDFYPAAYSQVLAVAATRQGDSRASYSNHGDWVDVAAPGSQILATTVGGGYGRLTGTSMACPLTAGLCGLLKSAHPEWNFSQVKARIQATCDPVTSDAATMGAGRINAMRALDLVPRVIAVDVADMGRRLRPGVDETVQFTVRVPGEDPLGSAVIHLSSDDPELVLLDSQVEVGMLFPQQQVTVSGHLRYTGTTVRTLHMALSLVDGDTIWSGESLLGAGQAATLLIDADRSANWDVSPWLRQAFTDLGQPLESFSCRLPESPLPSLGRFEQIVLITGSDLEPELEGGPLPDAMLDSLLAYADNGGRLLLSGQNLADALPGYFLETRVGATRSGQAAAAIVHGVSGESTEGMQLLVIGSGGAENQEEMDQFFATTALPVLSWSATDLNDLAGVRSPDGAITVLGFGLEGVNADPEWATSLPSLLTALLELETGLPDVRQTLPRGMELLAAWPNPFNPELGLSVQLPTASRVELAVWDLGGRRVATLHHGPLPAGLTRLAWRPQQQASGVYLVTLDGPWGQRCQRVTYLK; translated from the coding sequence TCCTGCTGATCCAAAGCCCCGCGGTGGCGGCGCAAGTTCCCGTGGTCCCGGGGCACTTCTACCTGGATCCTGTACCGGGCCTGAGCGGGCTGGACGCCCGTGATTGCCAGCAGCGGCTGGATCAGGCGGGCCTGGGGCTGCACGTGCAGGCCATGCGCCCACTGGGCACGCACATCGACTTCGCCCGCCACGGACACGGGGTGGACCTCTCGCGCCTGGTCCGGCTGGAACTGGATCCTGTGGACGGTGATGCATTCACGCTGGCCGACGAACTGGCCGCGCTGCCCTGGGTCGGCCGCTGCGAGCCGGTGTTCGCACGGCCGGTCAGTGGCTGGCACCCCGATGACCCGGGTCTGACGGCCCAGTGGCATCTCGACGCCGTGGACGCGGTGGGTGCCTGGCAGATCCGCACGGGCAATGCCTCGGTCAAGGTGGCCATTCTCGACACGGGCACCGACATGGATCACGAGGACCTGATGGCCCATCTCTGGGTCAATCCCGGGGAAGACCTCAACGGCAATGGCGTGGCCGATCCCGAGGATGAGGACGGACTGGACAGCGACGGCAATGGCCTGATCGACGACCTGCGGGGCTGGGACTATGTGGATCTGAACGCCGCCAGCCTCTGGCCGGGCGAGGATGGTGCCCCCGCCGACAACTGGCCCGACGACTTCAACGGACACGGAACCCACTGCTCGGGCATTGCCGCGGCCGTGGGTGACAATGGCACGGGCGTGGCGGGGCTGGGATTCGGTTGTTCGATCCTGCCGATCCGCGTGGGATACCAGGCTCCCGATGGCCAGGGCTATGTGGGCTACAGCATCGAGGGACTGATGCTGGCCGCCGAGTACGACGCCGACGTGGTCAGCATGAGTTACGGCTCCACGGGCTTCAGCAGTTTCGAATCCGAACTGTTCTTCATGCTGGCCCAGAACGGCATGGTCTGCGTGGGCGCGGCCGGCAACGAGAATTCCACCGACGATTTCTACCCCGCCGCCTACTCCCAGGTGCTGGCCGTGGCGGCCACCCGTCAGGGCGACAGCCGGGCTTCCTATTCGAATCACGGCGACTGGGTTGATGTGGCTGCACCGGGCAGCCAGATTCTGGCCACCACCGTGGGCGGAGGATACGGCCGGCTCACGGGCACCAGCATGGCCTGTCCGCTGACCGCGGGTCTCTGCGGGCTGCTGAAGAGCGCGCATCCCGAATGGAATTTCAGCCAGGTGAAAGCCAGAATCCAGGCCACCTGTGATCCGGTCACCAGCGACGCCGCCACCATGGGTGCGGGCCGCATCAATGCGATGCGGGCCCTGGATCTGGTGCCCCGCGTGATCGCCGTGGACGTGGCCGACATGGGCCGCCGCCTGCGCCCCGGTGTGGACGAAACGGTCCAGTTCACGGTGCGCGTGCCCGGCGAAGATCCGCTGGGCAGCGCCGTGATCCATCTGTCCAGCGACGATCCCGAGCTGGTCCTGCTGGACAGCCAGGTGGAAGTGGGCATGCTCTTTCCCCAGCAGCAGGTCACCGTCAGCGGACACCTGCGTTACACGGGAACCACCGTGCGAACCCTGCACATGGCCCTGAGCCTGGTCGACGGCGACACCATCTGGAGCGGCGAGAGCCTGCTGGGCGCGGGCCAGGCCGCCACACTGCTGATCGACGCCGACCGCAGCGCGAACTGGGATGTGAGCCCCTGGCTGCGCCAGGCCTTCACCGATCTGGGCCAGCCCCTCGAAAGTTTCTCCTGCCGCCTGCCCGAAAGTCCGCTGCCCTCTCTGGGGCGTTTCGAGCAGATCGTGCTGATCACGGGCAGCGATCTGGAACCCGAGCTGGAGGGCGGCCCGCTGCCCGATGCGATGCTCGATTCATTGCTGGCCTACGCCGACAACGGCGGGCGCCTGCTGCTCAGTGGCCAGAATCTGGCCGATGCCCTGCCCGGATACTTCCTTGAAACCCGGGTCGGTGCCACGCGCAGTGGTCAGGCCGCCGCGGCCATCGTGCACGGTGTGAGCGGGGAGAGCACCGAGGGCATGCAGCTGCTGGTGATTGGTTCCGGCGGAGCCGAGAACCAGGAGGAGATGGACCAGTTCTTCGCCACCACGGCCCTGCCCGTGCTCAGCTGGTCCGCGACCGATCTCAACGACCTGGCCGGCGTGCGCAGCCCTGATGGTGCGATCACCGTGCTCGGGTTCGGACTGGAGGGTGTCAACGCGGACCCCGAGTGGGCCACCTCGCTGCCCTCCCTGCTGACGGCCCTGCTCGAGCTGGAGACCGGGCTGCCCGATGTGCGCCAGACGCTTCCCCGCGGCATGGAGCTGCTGGCCGCCTGGCCCAATCCCTTCAATCCGGAACTGGGCCTCAGCGTGCAGCTGCCCACGGCCTCCCGGGTCGAGCTGGCGGTCTGGGACCTGGGCGGCCGCCGGGTGGCCACCCTGCATCACGGCCCGCTGCCCGCCGGTCTGACCCGGTTGGCCTGGCGCCCGCAGCAGCAGGCCTCGGGAGTATACCTGGTGACTCTGGACGGCCCCTGGGGGCAACGTTGCCAGCGAGTCACATACCTCAAATGA